The genomic interval TCCCTCAATAGAAGCCATCGCACTGGCAACCCAGAGAGCTTTTTCACGGGTACTGTCTAAATAAATTTCAAGACTTTTTGAATTCTTTTCAACATTCCGCACTGTCCTTTCCATAGAAGATTTTATGACAAGATAGCTCAGAGTGAGAAGGCCCAAGAGAATAACCGGAAAGATAAATAAAAATACATTTTGTATAATTCTTTTTTTCAAGACATGTTTCCCAGATTAAAATTTATATCTATTTATAAGCGGGCTTGTAAAGTAAGAATTTTTAACCCGGATAAAATAAAAGCTTGGCAACGAAATATTACTACCAGATTGTCTTTATGATGCCAACTGAAAAAAAAAACGTCTGAGTAAAGAACTTCGACTTTTTAATATCTATGCTATTGCTACCGGCGCAACCTTAAGTTCCGGTTTTTTTCTTCTTCCCGGCCTTGCTTCTAAGATGTCGGGGCCTTCCATGATCCTGAGCTACCTGATTGCAGCTCTGCCCCTTATTCCCGGTATCTTCAGTATTGTAGAATTAGCTACCGCTATGCCCAGAGCCGGAGGGCTTTATTATTTTTTAGACAGGAGTCTCGGGCCTATGGTAGGAACCATAGGAGGAATCGGAGTCTGGTTTGTTGTCATTCTTAAAACAGTTTTTGCCCTGGTTGGTATTGGTGCTTATATGAAGATTCTTATACCGGGCGTCCCTATCACTCCTCTGGCCTGTGCGTTTGCCTTTGTATTTATGCTAATCAATATTCTCGGAGCCAAAAAAAGCGGAACGATTCAGGCTATACTGGTTATGGGAGTGCTGGGAATCCTCTTCTGGTTTGCCGGTGTGGGATTACAGGCCGTAGATTACTCCCATTTTTCCAATTTTTTCTCGAAAGGTGTACAATCTATATTTAGTACAGCAGGCTTTCTCTGTGTTAGTTATGTGGGACTTACACAAATTGCCAGCGTAGCAGAAGAAGTCGAAAATCCGGAGAGAAACCTGCCTCTCGGAATTTTTTTGGCCCTGGGAACGGCAATTCTGGTTTATGGAATTGGTTCTTTTGTGATGGTAGGGGTGGTTCCACCGGAAACTCTCCGGGGGAGCTTGACCCCGGCAGCCGATACAGCCCTGATTTTGGGAGGAAGAATCGGCCTGATTACGATTACTATTGCGGCAGTTTTCGCTTTTTCCTCCGTAGCCAATGCCGGGATATTGGCGGCTTCTCGTTACCCTCTCGCTCTCGGAAGAGACAGGCTTCTTCCCGATTTTCTACAAAAAGTCGGGAAAACGGGTGCTCCTGTCTATTCTATACTTCTAACCGTTTTTTTTATTTTTCTTTTTCTTCTTTTACTGGAACCTACGAAAATCGCCAAACTGGCCAGTGCCTTTCAGCTATTAATGTTTGCGATTACCTGTCTGGCTGTCATTGTCATGCGAGAAAGCGGGATTGAATCCTATGACCCCGGGTATCGTTCTCCTTTTTACCCCTGGCTACACATACTTGGCTTTTTTGCTCCTCTCTGGTTTATTTTTGAGCTGGGTTTGCTTTCGATGGCATTTACTATCGGTCTTGTGGCCCTGGGAATTCTCTGGTATTTTTATTATGCCCGTAAAAGGGTTTCCCGAGGAGGAGCCATCT from Leptospiraceae bacterium carries:
- a CDS encoding amino acid permease; translation: MSKELRLFNIYAIATGATLSSGFFLLPGLASKMSGPSMILSYLIAALPLIPGIFSIVELATAMPRAGGLYYFLDRSLGPMVGTIGGIGVWFVVILKTVFALVGIGAYMKILIPGVPITPLACAFAFVFMLINILGAKKSGTIQAILVMGVLGILFWFAGVGLQAVDYSHFSNFFSKGVQSIFSTAGFLCVSYVGLTQIASVAEEVENPERNLPLGIFLALGTAILVYGIGSFVMVGVVPPETLRGSLTPAADTALILGGRIGLITITIAAVFAFSSVANAGILAASRYPLALGRDRLLPDFLQKVGKTGAPVYSILLTVFFIFLFLLLLEPTKIAKLASAFQLLMFAITCLAVIVMRESGIESYDPGYRSPFYPWLHILGFFAPLWFIFELGLLSMAFTIGLVALGILWYFYYARKRVSRGGAIFHYFAKLGELKFEGLDRELRQILREKGLRANDPFDNLVARARVLDIKDDSGFEQIVKLCSEILSKKIPLEASKIEEMYLQGTRIGATPVSHGAALPHIRLEDIDEPELVIVRTPGIKIELAREFWGESMPEDPIQALFFLVGSKKLPRQHLRILAQIAERIDGESFLEEWKTAKTEQDIKEILLHEERFFSLQLRKNNKSSFLIGQKLKDLRWPDGTLIALIYREGEVIIPRGDTLLFEKDRVTIIGEPIGIRKIKKDYSESGF